TATGGGCTTTTACGTTTAAGCATGCTGCTGTCGATACATTCAGTAAGTTCTTTAACTTTTGCACTGTGAACCTTGCTGCTCTCGTTTCTGCTGCGAATTATCTCCTGATTATGTTCGATCTCTCTGCTGTATTCACCGCCCGACATAACCGCCCCCAGCAGTGCTGTCTCTCTGCACTTCTGCACAGCAAAGGACATCCATGTTTTCAGCTCTGAATCTATTCCAGCTTCTGATGTTATATCCACAGGGGAATGCAGCAGAGAACAGCTTGAGCCTATCATAAGCCTTTCATGGGGCACTTTCTCTTTTATGTTTTCAAGCTGTTTTCGGGCTTTGACAAGGTCTGTTGTCCAGATATTCCGTCCATCCACAACACCTACGGACAAAGTCATAAAATCAGGAAGATTATTCACTATGTGCTCCGCAGCACCCCCACCCCGTATCAGGTCAATATGTAGCCCTGTGCATCCTGAATTAAGCGCAAGGTCAGCATTATCATCAAGGTTATCAAAATATGTGGTAAGTAGAATTGATCCGCTGTCCGGTGAACTGTTTAATTTTTTATAAATTTTCTTAAAAGCCTCCGCTGCTTCCAGCTCCATATCTGCACAGAGAATAGGTTCATCTACCTGAACCCAGCGGCACATACTGCTTAGCTCTGCTATAACCTGCACATAAATATCACCAAGTTTATCAGCGAGAAGCCACTTGTCAAACCCGTCAACAGATTTGCTCAGTGAAAGATAAGTGACAGGACCAAGTAAAACGGGCTTAGCGTCATATCCTGCATCAACAGCCTCACATGTCTGATCAATAATATCTCTCCCTGAAAATTTCAAAACTGTCGAATCTGACAACTCCGGAACAATATAGTGATAATTTGTATCAAACCATTTAGTCATTTCCATAGCAGAAACCTGAGAAAAAGCATCTCCTCTTGCCATTTTGAAATATACATCAAGGTCAGATTCGCCGGCGGATATTTTGAAGCGTTCGGGCACAGCACCAATCATCATTGAAACATCAAGAACATGGTCATAGAATGAAAAATCTCCGGTTGTCACATATGACAAACCTGAGTCTTTCTGAATTTTCCAATGCTGTTTTCTGAGTTCCGATCCGGTCTGCTGAAGGTTCTGAAGAGTGATTTCCTTTTTCCAATAGAGTTCAAGGGCTTTTTTGAGCTCCCTGTTCTTCCCGATACGGGGGAAACCTAAGATGTGTGTTTGCATTTGTTACTCCTTTTTAAATAGTGAAAGGAGCAACGACAACTCGCAGTTTGGGTAGATAATAAGGTTAACTGCGCCATACGAAAGCACAGTTCTATTAACACCAGTCCGTCTAGTCGCGAGACAGTCGTGCTCATACGCAGCAGGACGTCTCCTGACTTCTGACCTCTATGTGTCAGTTACAGTGGCGCGTCCGTGATGGATTTTCACCATCTTCCGTTTCCTGTGCGCTAAAATGTAAACTAAAGTAGAACAAATATTCTATTATGGCAAGCTAAAAACCAGTCCGTCTAGACTCCCACGGGTAAACCCGTGGTTCTATTGCTTCGCACGTGCTCAACACACGCAGTTACAACTTCGTTGTAACTGCCAGAGCATATGCAAAGTACGTCACTGCGAAGCCAGCAGGGCTGTGGCAGTCTCTGAATTCGTTAGTTAATCCTGAGATTGCTTCGTCATTACATTTCTCGCAATGACTTATAAGCTCTAAAGCTGTGATTAGCTCATTCATACAAGCATAAAACCACTATAAGCACAGAGTATGCTTCTTATAATGGAGATACAGCTTCAGCAATGATACAGAATAACTATATCTGAAAGATTAGTCTTCTATAACAACGCCTCTTGATGTGAAAGATATCCCCTGTGACGATCTGGTTCCTATCATTACAGATTCAATAACGGGGGGGTGGACTTCCTTATCGGCGTGCCATTTAACAAGGAAATTTGCACCTGAACCGCCGGTTTTGTCATACTCGCTGACTTTGTAGCTGACAGTAGCAAAAGGCTTCAGGATAATTGTTTTATCAATGAATTGTTTGATAAGCTTTCCGTCGCTGTTGTAGTAATCCGCAACAGATACGCTGATGGGTTCTGCGGCGTTAGTATTGCGTATGCTGAGAGTAACGGAAAGTTCGAAAGGTGACACTTTCGGACCGACATATATATGAGAATAAGCGGGGACATAGACCGTCTGTTTTTTATGCTTAGACACCTGAGCAAATGCAAACTGTACAAGCAGCAGAGCTATTATAACTGTAAACGAAATTTTTTTCATATTTTCTCCATCATGTTGTATTATATACGATTCCTAACCTGCCCTCAATAGAGATATTAAATGTATAGAGAATGTAAAAAAAGATAGGTTCACAGGATTATTTTTTATTGATAAACATCAACTCAGGCAGTAGCATACTGGTGCATTAAGTTCGTTTTCAGGAGTCACATATTATGGACAACCTCATTTCGCAGACACCTTCTGCATATCCTTTTCCAATGCTAATCAAAAACCTTATACAAACACCGCTGGTGCGAAACAGCAAAAACGAAATTACCTATCGCGGTGAAATGAGATACACGTATGCCGACCTTTATAAGCGCGTATGCAAGCTGGCTAATGCTCTGACAGATATAGGCGTTAAACAGGGGGACACTGTTGCCGTAATGGACTATGACAGCACAAGATATCTGGAATTCTACTTTGCTGTTCCGATGATAGGAGCGGTGCTTCATACTGTAAATATCAGGCTTTCACCGGAACAGATATTCTTCACTATTGACCATGCTGAGGATGATATTATATTTGTTCATGAGGATCTTGTCAGCCTGATAGAGTCTGTCAAAGGACGTATCGCCACTGTTAAAGATTACTATCTATTATGCGAAACTGAAAAAATACCTGAAACAAACCTCGGGTTCGCCGGAGAGTATGAATCTCTT
This window of the Denitrovibrio acetiphilus DSM 12809 genome carries:
- the metE gene encoding 5-methyltetrahydropteroyltriglutamate--homocysteine S-methyltransferase; the encoded protein is MQTHILGFPRIGKNRELKKALELYWKKEITLQNLQQTGSELRKQHWKIQKDSGLSYVTTGDFSFYDHVLDVSMMIGAVPERFKISAGESDLDVYFKMARGDAFSQVSAMEMTKWFDTNYHYIVPELSDSTVLKFSGRDIIDQTCEAVDAGYDAKPVLLGPVTYLSLSKSVDGFDKWLLADKLGDIYVQVIAELSSMCRWVQVDEPILCADMELEAAEAFKKIYKKLNSSPDSGSILLTTYFDNLDDNADLALNSGCTGLHIDLIRGGGAAEHIVNNLPDFMTLSVGVVDGRNIWTTDLVKARKQLENIKEKVPHERLMIGSSCSLLHSPVDITSEAGIDSELKTWMSFAVQKCRETALLGAVMSGGEYSREIEHNQEIIRSRNESSKVHSAKVKELTECIDSSMLKRKSPYSKRKKEQGWLNLPLFPTTTIGSFPQTDEIRNQRRKFRNGEVFIEDYDFFIRNEIKKIIRKQEELNLDVLVHGEPERNDMVEYFGQKMHGFCFTQNGWVQSYGSRCVKPPVIYGDVFRRGDMTVDWITYAQSLTGKPVKGMLTGPVTILCWSFVRDDIEKAEVCRQIALAVREEVMSLEKAGINIIQIDEAAFSEGMPVKHKDRNGYFRWATDAFRLASSGVQDKTQIHTHMCYSEFNEIIEAIADMDADVISIESSRSGMVLLDAFNDFEYPRDIGPGVYDIHSPRVPSVEEIKGLISSALEKIPAERLWINPDCGLKTREWREVMESLHNMVQAVKEIRRQYQ
- a CDS encoding DUF3124 domain-containing protein, with protein sequence MKKISFTVIIALLLVQFAFAQVSKHKKQTVYVPAYSHIYVGPKVSPFELSVTLSIRNTNAAEPISVSVADYYNSDGKLIKQFIDKTIILKPFATVSYKVSEYDKTGGSGANFLVKWHADKEVHPPVIESVMIGTRSSQGISFTSRGVVIED